The Pelmatolapia mariae isolate MD_Pm_ZW linkage group LG10_11, Pm_UMD_F_2, whole genome shotgun sequence genome includes a region encoding these proteins:
- the LOC134637891 gene encoding histone-lysine N-methyltransferase ASH1L isoform X1 has protein sequence MDQRVKGGTPPTTASTLDPASAPEDSEQDQVAEKKRRGEVENGEAVGKKEEEKKGGGRKREGDKGAVLELLIEGRCGSVGQQQLQLSGREASCPEGNVRVRIGLQTKRTKKPPKILESYVCKPTIRTYQRQGRGGLLKGDGEGGGAGQQSKTSSAPDEANREQHSGLDAVQTTSKQTASAASPPVTSSIQLSSSSSQSLSLSPTFSTASSPASVPVVTSQGTKSAKQVPIKLADKTEVNSSERVKKDKSQSVNGQPVLAGPKPCSPTTDQAASTTPSSPCIQTQSPLETRNDENTSKKHNGLVQTTKQKGLSNGKGSSNILGTPTSSKVKVGKHSTSTSTSSMDSSTRPPVSTGSHKELSLSNKSRPESPSITPKPQSSPAVELSVQSQGHDPSVEHPLEKKREKERKAKKEKRKDKKSKRDRLEADKAKNEGRKEEGKKKKKEKGKDGKSRHGKEKDERHRSDDIRKDDLKSDRGKVEKKRDKLSPDRQRIEDNSAKCGETADNGKLDKTCKLVNTSRPDEKEKTDDSCKSVKQAEAATTTGDTSKSKEQDVSRHSTVPPSHPSSSAPPPVPTPSAHSPISPPSSPQEQDSRPLKKRKARRPSWTKLVHRAQRVENQEAPSDSLQNPLLSFTQNTKTSLPAKATIQQSDESHPATSGSLTSSSSPVSSATKPPTPKQNHPTSESSPPSSRNPINTVRKRGRPKSYSSSLDEPPPQLTPNDIPTEVPLRGCDGVPKAPVLEPSAILQCAAQSKSSPKKRGRPPKRPFPEEASGDALNHADHTVSGKDFHPPEKGNRQLKIRRLINEMKKRKKRRFHKVMLSGYLGKEGRAGEAADGETSQRMCKSIEATTVHTLSALSSSFGSKLGPQINVSKRGTIYMGKRRGRKPKSQTANLNSNSQNSTHSSLFTSPSETSLFSTNQPQPPPSHPFPSPSLTHSSGAQSPYSEGSLAEPTSSLLFPHPFSLPSPSSSCTSPRPPSSSSLSPFVKKSCPCQGRHHFPFHQSSCKLSCPTPPLHHTPGSPGHLKEATPSPRSESHSEETLPSDSGIGTDNNSVSERGEMRGPRGVLRMGQGSGAILGGQRHLSSIMDCPSPVSSPLSHIPRHTNPMANSNTMERHRDRHRHRRRDYDCSPSCTCLCPCPCPGHNKCTHSDYYSCVGHNALKRQKNKHKKKHQQLHMQDPEFLAELEDLISQFSEVHIGRRSWARTGLGQGFDGSANAAGGRRHHSSSHSHRSNIFRINLNGFYSPHPSSFSANPTFSPQPFYPCHCNRKPDRRQCGCPSKFQETIENMGFYNSYPTTTTLYHHLPSYTLPSPHQYAPHQPHHAHFLLNPPRFHRRRSRLLREGALGGEIEGDIGVGSGGRPHLGSGFTSGFSYGCGRSEHKHKHKHRHRHCERDVDEEEEIHEDEEEDGVEREGLACSKSRLGFVLGQGEGGRKGARGTGSMLGKESTWLRENGNDSFSAVAAAAASSSSSADRYKHTSLTSLGLGSSHLSSFGGGWGGLGQSWAKFGSLGATAFGNSIPSWRGFTGDQHAGRLIASDGEDEDGDEDVQESHLYRTSPSPTHTNLFTSAAMATGGRGLRSGLAIRNQGSVERSWRRDEPAWTERRDAGLQGDSRSRGQQKSVPTSDSAALKNKRRPGRPRKHPLPSSVSSPAHLSATPSMSSPEILPGHSHVRDEREVGGRTEERLPERDRGGGDTAQQVTESELQAKRKRGRKRKHSHSPCHQSVAEDKSECDALPECFSQSDVDQAPSQPVTIQREEKADGPPRKKFLRAGLYSDDYKTTDPPSQTQKNCKENMEYTPGENEYSLLPAPIHVGKYLRLKRIHFQLPYDVMWLWQHNQLHRQPAVPLKRKRRYCRLKERTASSQQTAEESSSDITSLFPHLDMEPLTSNERSFVVKHHVFLVRNWELVRDRQIRMRIERERERDAEGEGEEGDSRHLSCEGANGDDSHIKSDHPVGVEVTVISSDPPHQSQDTSSSFTASPCPTKTHSRHEEEGEEEKQGEGEVCSREQRRKRLNDLLLNLQHS, from the exons ATGGACCAGAGAGTGAAGGGGGGAACCCCTCCGACCACAGCCTCCACTCTGGACCCCGCCTCTGCACCTGAAGACTCTGAGCAGGACCAAGTGgcagagaaaaagaggagaggGGAGGTAGAGAATGGCGAGGCAGTgggaaaaaaggaggaggagaaaaagggaggaggaagaaagagagaaggagacAAGGGGGCAGTGCTGGAGCTGCTCATCGAGGGGCGCTGTGGCAGCGTGGGGCAGCAACAGCTTCAGCTCTCTGGCAGAGAGGCCAGCTGCCCCGAGGGGAATGTAAGAGTCCGAATTGGTCTCCAAACCAAGCGCACCAAGAAACCGCCCAAGATCTTGGAGAGCTACGTCTGCAAGCCCACCATCAGGACCTATCAGAGACAAGGCAGGGGGGGTTTGCTAAAGGGCGATGGAGAAGGAGGGGGAGCGGGCCAGCAGAGTAAAACCAGCTCTGCCCCAGACGAAGCAAACAGAGAGCAACACTCAGGCTTGGATGCTGTCCAGACCACATCCAAACAAACTGCATCTGCTGCTTCACCACCAGTTACATCATCGATACAGTTGTCGTCTTCGTCATCACAGTCACTGTCGCTGTCACCGACATTTTCTACAGCTTCTAGCCCGGCCTCTGTCCCTGTCGTAACCAGCCAAGGGACGAAGTCTGCCAAACAG GTTCCTATCAAGCTGGCCGATAAGACAGAGGTGAATTCATCTGAGAGAGTGAAGAAAGACAAATCTCAGAGTGTCAATGGCCAGCCCGTCCTTGCAGGACCCAAACCCTGCTCACCCACAACAGACCAGGCAGCTTCAACTACTCCTTCCAGCCCATGCATCCAGACGCAGTCTCCACTGGAAACCAGGAATGACGAAAACACCTCCAAGAAGCATAATGGTTTGGTACAGACAACCAAACAGAAGGGCCTGTCCAATGGGAAAGGCTCCTCTAACATTCTTGGCACTCCTACTTCATCCAAAGTCAAAGTTGGAAAACACAGCACTTCCACCTCTACTTCTTCCATGGACTCTTCAACAAGACCTCCAGTCTCCACTGGTTCCCATAAAGAACTTAGCCTTTCCAATAAGAGCAGGCCGGAATCTCCCTCAATTACCCCAAAACCGCAGTCATCCCCCGCTGTGGAACTCTCTGTCCAATCCCAAGGTCATGATCCCTCTGTAGAGCACCCactggagaaaaagagagagaaagagagaaaagcgaAAAAAGAGAAACGCAAAGACAAGAAGTCGAAGCGAGATAGGCTGGAGGCTGATAAAGCAAAAAACGAGGGCAGAAAGGAGGAGggtaagaagaagaaaaaggaaaaagggaaGGATGGGAAATCGAGACATGGCAAAGAAAAGGATGAACGACATAGAAGTGATGATATACGGAAGGATGATCTAAAGAGTGACAGAGGAAAGGTTGAGAAAAAGAGGGATAAGCTCAGCCCAGACAGACAAAGAATAGAGGATAACAGTGCAAAAtgtggggaaacagctgacaacGGCAAGCTAGATAAAACCTGCAAATTAGTGAATACAAGCAGACCAGATGAGAAGGAGAAGACAGATGACAGTTGTAAGTCAGTTAAACAAGCTgaggcagcaacaacaacaggtgACACCAGTAAATCAAAAGAACAGGACGTCTCAAGACATTCAACAGTGCCTCCAAGCcacccctcctcttctgctcctCCCCCTGTGCCCACGCCTTCTGCCCATTCTCCCATTTCTCCCCCTTCTTCCCCACAAGAGCAGGATAGCCGACCGCTCAAAAAACGTAAAGCCCGAAGGCCCAGCTGGACCAAGCTGGTGCACCGGGCTCAGAGAGTGGAAAATCAGGAAGCCccttctgattcactacaaaaTCCTTTGCTGAGTTTCACCCAGAACACCAAGACGTCCCTTCCTGCCAAAGCCACTATTCAGCAGAGTGATGAGTCACACCCAGCAACCTCTGGCTCCCTAACCAGCAGCTCCTCCCCAGTGTCTTCTGCAACCAAACCTCCAACCCCAAAGCAGAATCACCCCACATCAGAATCCAGCCCCCCTTCTTCCAGAAACCCCATAAACACGGTCCGAAAAAGGGGTCGTCCTAAATCCTACAGCTCTAGTTTAGACGAACCTCCCCCTCAGCTTACACCAAACGATATCCCAACTGAGGTGCCTCTCCGGGGCTGTGACGGAGTTCCGAAAGCCCCTGTGCTGGAGCCAAGTGCAATACTGCAGTGTGCGGCTCAGTCTAAATCCAGCCCCAAGAAGCGTGGCCGGCCTCCCAAACGACCTTTCCCCGAGGAGGCGAGTGGAGATGCACTAAATCACGCTGATCATACAGTGAGTGGTAAAGATTTTCACCCCCCTGAAAAGGGAAACAGGCAGCTAAAGATCAGGAGGCTGATTaatgagatgaagaaaagaaagaagaggagattTCACAAAGTAATGCTGTCTGGGTATTtaggaaaggaaggaagggcAGGAGAGGCAGCAGATGGTGAGACTTCTCAGAGAATGTGTAAATCGATAGAGGCTACAACAGTACACACACTCTCAGccctgtcctcttcctttgggAGTAAGCTAGGCCCTCAGATCAATGTGAGCAAGAGGGGGACCATCTACATGGGCAAGAGGCGAGGACGCAAGCCTAAATCCCAAACCGCTAACCTAAATTCAAACTCCCAGAACTCCACTCACTCCTCTCTGTTTACCAGTCCCTCGGAAACTTCTCTCTTCTCCACTAACCAACCCCAGCCTCCTCCGTCTCACCCgtttccctccccatctcttACTCACTCCAGCGGGGCCCAGAGTCCTTACAGTGAGGGCAGCCTCGCAGAACCAACGTCCTCCCTACTTTTTCCTCACcccttctctctcccctccccATCCTCCTCCTGTACCTCCCCCCgtcctccctcctcctcatcGCTCTCTCCCTTTGTGAAGAAGAGCTGTCCATGTCAGGGAAGGCATCACTTCCCCTTTCACCAGTCTTCATGTAAGCTCTCTTGCCCCACCCCTCCACTGCATCACACACCTGGCTCTCCTGGCCACCTGAAAGAGGCCACCCCGTCCCCGAGGAGTGAATCACATAGTGAAGAGACCCTGCCCAGCGACAGCGGGATTGGAACAGACAACAACAGCGTATCTGAGCGAGGGGAGATGAGGGGACCTCGGGGCGTGCTGAGGATGGGTCAGGGGTCAGGAGCGATTCTAGGTGGTCAAAGGCACCTTTCTTCCATCATGGACTGTCCCTCTCCAGTCTCTTCGCCTCTGTCTCACATCCCCAGACACACCAATCCCATGGCCAACTCAAATACCATGGAGCGGCACAGAGACCGACATCGACACAGGCGCAGGGATTACGATTGTTCTCCTTCCTGTACCTGCTTGTGTCCCTGCCCCTGTCCAGGACACAACAAGTGCACTCATTCGGACTATTATTCCTGTGTTGGGCACAATGCactgaagagacagaaaaataaacacaagaaGAAGCACCAGCAGCTGCACATGCAGGACCCAGAGTTTCTGGCCGAACTTGAAGATTTAATCAGTCAGTTCAGCGAGGTACATATCGGACGGCGTAGTTGGGCGAGGACAGGACTGGGACAGGGCTTTGATGGGAGTGCAAATGCTGCCGGAGGAAGGCGACATCATTCCTCCTCTCATTCCCACCGCTCCAACATTTTCAGGATCAATCTAAATGGCTTCTACTCTCCTCACCCCTCATCTTTCTCTGCTAATCCCACGTTCTCCCCGCAGCCTTTCTACCCTTGCCACTGCAACAGAAAGCCAGACCGCAGGCAATGCGGCTGCCCTTCAAAGTTTCAGGAGACCATTGAGAATATGGGCTTCTACAACAGCTATCCCACAACCACAACACTTTACCACCACCTCCCCTCCTACACGCTTCCATCTCCCCACCAGTATGCCCCCCATCAGCCCCACCACGCCCACTTTCTCCTTAATCCACCTAGGTTCCACAGGCGGAGGAGTAGGCTGCTGAGGGAGGGAGCTTTAGGAGGGGAAATTGAAGGGGATATCGGGGTAGGCAGTGGAGGACGGCCACACCTCGGCTCAGGGTTCACATCCGGCTTCTCTTACGGCTGCGGGAGGAgcgaacacaaacacaaacataaacatcGTCACAGGCACTGCGAACGAGACgtggacgaggaggaggagatacACGAGGACGAGGAGGAAGATGGAGTGGAACGAGAGGGGTTGGCCTGCTCAAAGTCAAGGTTGGGGTTCGTTTTGGGGCaaggagaaggaggaaggaaAGGGGCAAGGGGAACAGGGAGCATGCTGGGTAAAGAATCAACTTGGTTGCGTGAGAATGGAAATGATTCCTTTTCCGCTGTCGCTGCTGCCGCTGCCTCATCGTCATCGTCCGCAGACAGGTACAAACACACTTCGCTCACGTCACTGGGGCTGGGATCCTCTCACCTGTCTTCATTCGGAGGAGGATGGGGCGGCTTGGGTCAGAGCTGGGCGAAATTTGGGAGTCTGGGAGCTACAGCGTTCGGAAACTCAATCCCCAGCTGGAGAGGCTTCACCGGAGACCAGCATGCAGGAAGACTGATCGCGTCAGACGGCGAGGACGAAGATGGTGACGAGGATGTTCAAGAGTCGCACCTGTACAGGACGTCCCCATCGCCGACACACACCAACCTGTTCACGTCTGCTGCCATggcaacaggagggaggggTCTGAGGAGTGGATTGGCCATTAGGAATCAAGGAAGTGTAGAGAGGTCGTGGAGGAGAGACGAACCGGCGTGGACAGAGAGGAGAGACGCAG GTTTACAAGGTGACTCGAGAAGCCGAGGGCAGCAGAAAAGTGTGCCAACGTCAGACAGCGCGGCGCTGAAGAACAAAAGAAGGCCAGGACGGCCCAGGAAGCACCCGCTGCCCTCCTCTGTGTCCTCCCCCGCACACTTATCTGCAACGCCGTCCATGTCCTCACCTGAAATCTTGCCAGGACACAGCCACGTCAGAGATGAGAGAGAAGTGGGAGGGAGAACAGAAGAAAGACTgccagagagagacaggggaGGAGGCGACACGGCGCAGCAGGTGACGGAGTCGGAGCTGCAGGCCAAGAGGAAGAGAGGACGGAAGAGAAAACACAGTCACTCGCCCTGTCATCAGAG TGTCGCTGAGGATAAATCCGAGTGCGACGCCCTCCCTGAATGTTTTAGCCAGTCAGACGTCGACCAGGCTCCGTCCCAACCGGTAACCATCCAAAGAGAGGAAAAGGCCGATGGTCCTCCCAGGAAGAAATTCCTGAGGGCAGGTCTTTATTCTGATGATTACAAAACTACAGA CCCCCCCTCCCAAACCCAGAAGAACTGCAAAGAGAACATGGAGTACACGCCAGGGGAGAACGAGTACAGCCTTTTACCTGCTCCCATCCATGTCG GGAAGTACCTGAGGCTAAAAAGAATTCATTTCCAGCTGCCCTATGATGTGATGTGGCTCTGGCAGCACAACCAG CTTCACCGGCAGCCTGCTGTCCCCCTGAAGAGGAAGCGGCGTTACT GCCGGCTGAAAGAGAGGACTGCATCATCTCAGCAGACAGCG GAGGAGAGCTCCAGTGACATTACCAGCTTGTTCCCGCACCTCGACATGGAGCCTTTGACCAGCAACGAGAG GAGCTTTGTGGTGAAGCACCATGTGTTCCTTGTGAGGAACTGGGAGCTGGTGAGAGACAGACAAATCCGGATGAGaatagagagggagagagaacgagacgcagagggagagggagaggagggcgACTCACGACATCTGTCCTGTGAAGGAGCCAATGGGGACGACAGCCACATCAAGTCAG ATCATCCAGTGGGGGTGGAAGTGACGGTTATCAGCAGTGACCCCCCCCACCAAAGTCAGGACACCTCCAGCTCGTTCACTGCCAGCCCCTGT CCCACCAAAACCCACAGCAGACatgaggaggagggagaggaagaaaaacaagggGAAGGAGAAGTTTGCAGCAGAGAACAGAGGAGGAAACGGCTGAATGATTTACTTTTGAACCTGCAGCATTCATAA